A window of Christiangramia forsetii KT0803 contains these coding sequences:
- a CDS encoding sugar phosphate isomerase/epimerase family protein yields MKTIKGPAVFLAQFMDDKEPFNSLDGLCKWASGLGYKGIQIPTWETRLMDLKKAAESKTYCDELKAKVESYGLEITELSSHLQGQLVAVHPAYDSMFDNFAPDAYKNNPEKRTNWAIDQLKYAAKASRNLGLDVHGTFSGSFLWHTAHPWPQRPEGLVEMGFSELAKRWMPILNEFDEQGVDVCYEIHPGEDLHDGVTFERFLEATNNHKRVNILYDPSHFVLQQLDYIEYIDHYHDYIKMFHVKDAEFNPTGKKGMFGGYGDWKDRAGRYRHPGDGQVDFKTVFSKLTEYGCDVWAVLEWECCIKSPDQGAKEGVSFIADNIIEATQKRFDDFSGSEKDENKLKRILGI; encoded by the coding sequence ATGAAGACTATTAAAGGACCAGCCGTATTTTTAGCTCAGTTCATGGATGATAAAGAGCCTTTTAATTCTTTAGACGGATTGTGTAAATGGGCTTCAGGTTTAGGTTATAAAGGAATCCAGATCCCAACCTGGGAAACCAGACTTATGGACCTGAAGAAAGCGGCTGAAAGTAAAACCTATTGTGATGAATTAAAAGCTAAAGTTGAGTCGTATGGATTGGAGATCACAGAGCTTAGCTCCCATCTTCAGGGTCAATTAGTGGCTGTGCATCCTGCCTATGATAGTATGTTTGATAATTTCGCTCCAGATGCGTATAAAAATAATCCTGAAAAACGTACAAACTGGGCAATAGATCAATTAAAGTATGCGGCAAAAGCAAGCAGAAATCTTGGTCTTGACGTACATGGTACTTTTAGCGGTTCATTTTTATGGCACACTGCGCATCCCTGGCCTCAAAGACCGGAAGGCCTTGTGGAAATGGGTTTTAGCGAATTAGCAAAACGATGGATGCCTATTTTAAATGAGTTTGATGAACAGGGGGTAGATGTCTGTTACGAGATCCATCCGGGCGAAGATCTTCACGATGGTGTTACTTTTGAACGTTTTTTGGAAGCGACCAACAATCATAAAAGGGTAAATATTCTCTACGATCCCAGCCATTTTGTACTTCAGCAATTGGATTACATAGAATATATAGATCATTATCACGATTATATAAAAATGTTCCATGTTAAGGATGCCGAATTTAATCCTACAGGTAAAAAAGGAATGTTTGGAGGTTATGGAGACTGGAAAGACAGAGCGGGACGATATCGCCATCCCGGTGATGGACAGGTAGATTTTAAAACTGTTTTTTCGAAATTAACCGAATACGGATGTGATGTTTGGGCAGTTCTGGAATGGGAATGCTGCATTAAATCCCCAGATCAGGGTGCAAAAGAAGGCGTTTCATTTATTGCTGATAATATTATAGAAGCCACTCAAAAGAGATTCGATGATTTTTCAGGGTCTGAAAAAGATGAGAATAAACTAAAACGAATATTAGGAATTTAA
- a CDS encoding Gfo/Idh/MocA family protein, with protein MSKIRLGILGGGEDSLIGILHRVAANMFDQFEIVGGVFDVQHDKSLKFGEKLQLDSSRIYKSLDDMIEKEAILPEDQKIQAVSILTPNFLHFPMAKQLLENGFNVICEKPLTTTYEEAKILNEILQKANTIFAVTYTYTGYPMIRQMKTMIANGEIGKIQKVDVQYYQGWINPLIHDKEKRSTTWRLDPEKSGISCCIGDIGTHAYNMAEYVTGMKVNKVLADLNYLYEDNPMDIDGTILLRFQENIKGVLRASQIATGEENNFSVKIYGDSGGLKWEQENPNYLYLLKEGMALQVLKPGHEYNSEFSLEGTKLPPGHPEGIFDSMGNIYYGVAMAIKDKSSHKGTYPKLNDGLRGMNFIEKTVDSHKQGNVWINLEE; from the coding sequence ATGAGTAAAATAAGACTCGGAATTTTAGGCGGTGGAGAAGATTCATTAATCGGAATTCTTCATCGGGTAGCCGCAAACATGTTTGATCAATTCGAAATTGTTGGAGGAGTTTTTGACGTACAGCACGATAAAAGTTTAAAATTTGGAGAAAAACTTCAACTCGATAGTTCCAGAATTTATAAAAGTCTGGATGACATGATTGAGAAGGAAGCTATACTTCCGGAAGACCAAAAAATACAGGCAGTTTCAATACTTACACCAAACTTTCTTCATTTCCCTATGGCAAAACAACTACTGGAGAATGGTTTCAATGTTATTTGCGAAAAACCCCTGACAACCACCTATGAAGAAGCAAAAATTCTGAATGAAATCCTGCAGAAAGCCAATACCATTTTTGCGGTAACTTATACCTATACTGGCTACCCAATGATACGCCAAATGAAAACCATGATTGCAAATGGTGAAATTGGAAAGATTCAGAAGGTAGATGTACAATATTACCAGGGATGGATAAATCCGCTTATTCACGACAAGGAAAAAAGATCAACCACATGGCGCCTCGATCCGGAAAAGTCTGGAATAAGTTGTTGTATTGGGGATATTGGAACTCATGCCTACAACATGGCTGAATATGTCACGGGGATGAAAGTAAATAAAGTGCTTGCAGACCTCAATTATCTCTACGAAGATAATCCTATGGATATTGACGGTACCATTCTTTTAAGATTTCAGGAGAATATTAAAGGAGTTCTAAGAGCCAGCCAGATCGCCACCGGAGAAGAAAACAACTTTTCTGTGAAAATATATGGAGATAGCGGAGGCCTAAAATGGGAACAGGAAAATCCCAATTATCTTTATCTATTAAAGGAGGGAATGGCGCTACAAGTCTTAAAACCGGGACATGAATATAATAGTGAGTTTTCCCTGGAAGGCACCAAGCTTCCTCCCGGACATCCAGAAGGTATTTTTGATTCTATGGGGAACATCTATTATGGGGTAGCCATGGCAATTAAAGATAAATCTAGCCATAAAGGTACTTATCCAAAATTAAATGACGGTTTACGTGGAATGAATTTTATAGAGAAAACGGTAGATTCTCATAAGCAGGGAAATGTTTGGATAAATTTGGAAGAATAA
- a CDS encoding nucleoside permease — translation MTKLIRFQLSLMMFLEFFIWGGWFVTLGTYLGYNLEATDVQISTAFSTQSWGAIIAPFIVGMIADRFFNAEKILGILHLFGAVLMYLMYQSTDFAEFYPLVLGYMIAYMPTLALVNSVSFNQMKDPAKEFALIRVFGTIGWIIAGLVISYIFFWDAPESRQDGMLKYTFLMVSIASAFLGLFSFTLPKTPPTADRSKKVSIVETLGLDALGLLKDRNFLMFFLASVLICIPLAFYYQNTNPFLSEIGVNNPTGLMTIGQASEVLFMLLLPFFFKRFGFKLTIIAGMLAWTARYLLFAYGDSGELIFMLLTGIALHGICYDFFFVSGQIYTDFKAGSKYKSSAQGLITLATYGVGMLIGFYVAGLITNAYLTGEKMHDWETIWIYPAGFAFFVMLLFALFFKNEKIDKKDIEI, via the coding sequence ATGACTAAACTTATACGATTTCAACTTTCCTTAATGATGTTCCTTGAATTTTTTATTTGGGGAGGCTGGTTCGTAACTCTAGGTACATACCTGGGATATAATCTTGAAGCTACAGATGTTCAAATATCGACTGCCTTTTCTACCCAATCCTGGGGAGCTATTATCGCCCCGTTTATTGTAGGGATGATTGCAGACCGGTTTTTCAATGCGGAAAAGATCTTAGGAATTCTACATCTTTTTGGCGCTGTTCTTATGTATTTGATGTATCAAAGTACAGATTTTGCTGAATTCTACCCTCTGGTTCTTGGTTATATGATCGCTTATATGCCAACGCTGGCTCTTGTGAACTCAGTAAGTTTTAACCAGATGAAAGATCCTGCAAAAGAATTTGCTCTTATCAGGGTTTTTGGTACTATAGGATGGATTATTGCCGGTTTGGTTATTAGTTACATCTTCTTCTGGGATGCTCCTGAATCAAGGCAGGATGGAATGTTGAAATATACTTTTTTAATGGTAAGTATTGCTTCAGCCTTTTTAGGACTTTTTAGCTTTACCCTACCTAAAACACCTCCAACTGCAGACAGGTCTAAAAAAGTGAGTATTGTAGAAACTCTTGGTCTCGATGCATTAGGATTATTAAAAGACCGTAATTTTCTAATGTTCTTTTTAGCTTCAGTTCTAATATGTATCCCCCTCGCGTTCTATTATCAGAATACAAATCCATTTCTTTCAGAAATTGGGGTTAATAATCCTACAGGGCTTATGACGATTGGCCAGGCATCAGAAGTACTATTTATGTTATTATTACCATTCTTCTTTAAGAGATTTGGTTTTAAATTAACCATTATCGCGGGAATGTTAGCCTGGACTGCTAGATACCTCCTATTTGCTTACGGCGACTCAGGAGAACTTATTTTTATGCTATTAACAGGAATAGCTCTTCATGGTATTTGTTATGACTTTTTCTTTGTTTCAGGACAAATTTATACCGATTTTAAAGCGGGTTCAAAATATAAGAGTTCTGCGCAGGGATTAATCACACTCGCTACTTATGGCGTTGGAATGCTGATAGGTTTCTATGTAGCAGGCCTTATTACAAATGCCTATTTAACCGGAGAAAAAATGCACGATTGGGAAACGATTTGGATCTACCCGGCCGGATTTGCATTTTTTGTAATGTTACTTTTTGCTTTATTCTTTAAAAATGAAAAGATCGACAAAAAAGATATCGAAATATAA
- a CDS encoding sugar phosphate isomerase/epimerase family protein, producing MNLKYLKTLSIIALTAFSLSFISCKENKGRDSKIVQKENDRTTSDSLFFKLSLAQWSLHFPIENKELDPMDFAKKASEMGFDGIEYVTGFYAEEIKNAKNPDAKMKQVLDTLKARSEKYEVKNLLLMIDGEGDLAMNDLVSRNKAVENHKKWVDAAQYLGCHSIRVNLFGSDSPEEWKNNSIDALTKLSKYASKKGINVLVENHGYLSSNADLLVEVIQEVNMENCGTLPDFGNFCLKRERGERWNTKCVEEFPKYEGVKKMMPYAKAVSAKSYTFDENGNEDLIDYKKMLQIVKNAGYKGYIGVEFEGEEITAEKGIMATKDLLIKAGSEL from the coding sequence ATGAACTTAAAATATCTTAAGACATTATCAATCATTGCTCTAACTGCTTTCTCCCTCTCCTTTATTTCATGTAAGGAAAATAAAGGACGTGATTCTAAAATAGTTCAGAAGGAAAACGATAGGACTACATCAGATTCCTTGTTTTTTAAGTTATCTCTGGCTCAATGGTCATTGCACTTTCCTATAGAAAATAAAGAATTAGATCCAATGGATTTCGCAAAAAAGGCTAGCGAGATGGGGTTTGATGGAATCGAGTATGTAACCGGTTTCTATGCTGAAGAAATTAAAAATGCAAAAAATCCCGATGCTAAAATGAAGCAGGTTCTGGACACTCTTAAAGCCAGGAGTGAAAAATACGAAGTGAAAAACTTATTATTGATGATTGATGGTGAAGGTGATCTCGCGATGAACGATTTGGTTAGCCGGAATAAGGCGGTAGAAAATCACAAAAAGTGGGTAGATGCCGCACAGTATCTAGGATGCCATTCTATTAGGGTGAATCTTTTTGGAAGTGACAGTCCCGAAGAATGGAAAAATAATTCAATTGATGCATTGACTAAACTTTCCAAATATGCCAGTAAAAAAGGAATCAACGTACTGGTAGAAAATCATGGCTATTTATCTTCTAATGCAGATCTTCTGGTTGAAGTGATACAAGAGGTTAATATGGAAAACTGCGGAACTCTCCCCGATTTTGGGAATTTTTGCCTAAAACGTGAAAGGGGTGAACGATGGAATACGAAATGTGTGGAAGAGTTTCCAAAGTATGAAGGAGTTAAAAAAATGATGCCGTATGCTAAAGCGGTTAGTGCGAAATCTTACACATTTGATGAGAATGGAAATGAAGATCTCATCGATTATAAAAAAATGCTCCAAATAGTTAAAAATGCCGGGTATAAGGGATACATAGGTGTAGAATTCGAGGGTGAAGAAATAACGGCTGAAAAAGGAATTATGGCTACAAAAGATTTATTAATTAAAGCAGGTAGCGAACTATAA
- a CDS encoding GMC oxidoreductase, which produces MSNYYENDNYDAIVVGTGISGGWAAKELCEKGFKTLVLERGRMVEHVKDYPTMNDDPWDYKFKGQVTREDKKRQLKQARTGYTVSEPSKHWFVDDIKHPYNETKRFDWMRGYHVGGRSIMWGRHSYRLSNMDFEANKTDGMGVDWPIRYKDIAPWYDYVESYIGVCGEKLGLDQLPDGQFLPPMDLNCVEDYFRESIAENFDGRVMTSGRVAHITGDKKFEGRSKCQYRNRCIRGCPYGGYFSSNSSTLPAAEKTRNMTLRPNSVVSEVIYDPETKEASGVKVIDANTKETMEFKANVIFLCASAVASTSILMQSKSDRFPDGMGNDSGELGHNVMDHHFKAGASGKYDGFKDSYYKGRKPNGIYLPRFRNLNGNDKDLGFLRGYGYQGGASRGNWSDSIAEAAYGEDLKKAITEPGGWNMGLMGFGETLPYHENKMSLDYNKLDEWDLPTVTFDAEFKENELKMREDMVSQAVEMLDKAGFKDVNGYDDIGAPGLGIHEMGMARMGRDPKTSVLNGNNQVHGVSNVYVTDGAFMTSAGCQNPSLTYMAMTARAVDHASRNFKKSNA; this is translated from the coding sequence GTGAGTAATTACTACGAAAATGACAATTATGACGCTATAGTTGTTGGTACGGGTATTAGTGGTGGCTGGGCCGCTAAAGAACTTTGTGAGAAGGGTTTTAAAACCCTGGTTTTAGAACGTGGGAGAATGGTGGAGCACGTTAAAGACTATCCTACCATGAATGATGATCCATGGGACTATAAGTTTAAAGGACAGGTTACCAGAGAGGATAAAAAGAGGCAGTTAAAACAGGCAAGAACCGGATATACAGTTTCCGAGCCAAGCAAACACTGGTTTGTAGATGATATTAAGCATCCCTATAATGAAACAAAGAGATTTGACTGGATGCGCGGTTATCATGTTGGCGGTAGGTCTATTATGTGGGGTCGCCATAGTTATAGATTGAGTAATATGGATTTTGAGGCCAACAAGACTGATGGAATGGGGGTAGACTGGCCAATTAGATACAAAGACATAGCTCCTTGGTATGATTATGTAGAATCTTATATAGGTGTATGTGGAGAAAAATTAGGTTTAGATCAATTACCAGATGGTCAATTTCTACCTCCAATGGATTTAAACTGTGTAGAGGATTATTTTAGGGAGAGTATTGCTGAGAATTTTGATGGTAGGGTAATGACTTCAGGAAGAGTAGCTCATATAACCGGAGATAAAAAATTTGAAGGCAGATCAAAATGTCAATATAGAAATCGTTGTATAAGGGGATGTCCTTACGGAGGATATTTCAGTAGCAATTCTTCCACCTTACCTGCTGCTGAAAAAACAAGAAATATGACCTTAAGACCAAATTCTGTGGTAAGTGAGGTAATTTATGATCCTGAAACTAAAGAAGCTTCCGGGGTCAAAGTTATTGATGCCAATACTAAGGAAACTATGGAATTTAAAGCGAATGTGATTTTTCTCTGTGCTTCTGCAGTAGCTTCTACCAGTATTCTTATGCAATCAAAGTCTGATAGATTTCCTGATGGAATGGGAAATGATTCCGGGGAGCTAGGCCACAATGTAATGGATCATCATTTTAAAGCTGGTGCCTCTGGGAAGTACGACGGATTTAAAGATTCGTATTACAAAGGCAGAAAACCGAATGGTATTTATTTACCAAGGTTCAGAAATTTAAACGGGAATGATAAAGATCTTGGTTTTCTTCGTGGTTATGGATATCAGGGAGGGGCTAGTAGAGGAAACTGGTCTGATAGCATTGCTGAAGCAGCCTACGGGGAAGATCTGAAAAAAGCAATCACTGAACCAGGAGGTTGGAACATGGGACTTATGGGATTTGGCGAAACCTTGCCTTATCATGAAAATAAGATGAGCTTAGATTATAACAAATTAGACGAATGGGATCTCCCAACGGTAACTTTTGATGCAGAGTTTAAAGAAAATGAATTGAAAATGCGGGAGGACATGGTTTCTCAAGCAGTTGAAATGCTGGATAAAGCAGGTTTCAAAGATGTGAACGGTTATGATGATATTGGAGCTCCTGGATTAGGAATCCATGAAATGGGAATGGCCAGAATGGGGCGTGATCCAAAGACATCTGTATTGAATGGAAATAACCAGGTTCATGGGGTGTCTAATGTGTATGTGACAGATGGAGCCTTTATGACTTCAGCCGGATGCCAAAATCCTTCGTTGACTTATATGGCCATGACTGCCAGGGCTGTTGATCATGCTTCAAGGAACTTCAAAAAATCGAATGCTTAA
- a CDS encoding gluconate 2-dehydrogenase subunit 3 family protein: MKRRQALKNIGLGAGIFIVGPSTLGLLQSCKNEPEYDWQPTFLSASHGFTLKKTLDIILPVGDTPGASDLNIAQFIDSYMDEVADEKSRKRFEQSAGAFARAFKTEYDKEQGEGKEEDFEKMIKKYLKATPAEKEEYTKRNTETQDAQQQQSEMEIDPDAGSYTYLTTVREMGIWAWKNSEQVGENVLWYDPIPGEYIPCGPVSELGGAKTMSL, encoded by the coding sequence ATGAAAAGGAGACAAGCTTTAAAAAATATAGGACTAGGAGCGGGGATTTTTATCGTAGGACCTTCTACGCTGGGATTATTACAAAGTTGTAAGAATGAACCTGAATATGATTGGCAACCAACATTTTTATCTGCATCTCATGGATTCACATTAAAGAAAACTCTCGATATTATTTTACCTGTTGGTGATACACCCGGCGCTTCAGATCTTAATATCGCCCAATTTATTGATTCTTATATGGATGAGGTAGCTGATGAAAAAAGTCGAAAGCGATTTGAACAATCGGCCGGTGCTTTTGCCAGAGCATTCAAGACAGAATATGATAAGGAGCAGGGAGAAGGGAAAGAAGAAGATTTTGAGAAGATGATCAAGAAATATTTAAAAGCAACTCCCGCAGAGAAAGAGGAGTATACTAAAAGGAATACTGAAACGCAGGATGCCCAGCAACAGCAGTCTGAAATGGAGATAGATCCAGATGCAGGTTCTTATACTTATTTAACTACAGTACGAGAAATGGGAATATGGGCATGGAAAAATAGTGAACAGGTAGGAGAAAATGTTTTATGGTATGATCCTATTCCGGGTGAATATATTCCATGTGGTCCTGTTTCCGAATTAGGAGGAGCAAAAACAATGTCTTTATAA
- a CDS encoding SusC/RagA family TonB-linked outer membrane protein — protein MKQIIFRGFLFASIFLLYGMANAQQTVSGTVIDESGPLPGVTVAIKGTSTGTSTDFDGNYTLNNVPDDATLLFSFIGFVTQEVAVDGRSTIDINLTTDASELEEVVLIGYGQTTIKDATGSVSSVTSENFNKGVISSPEQLIQGKSAGVQISQGSGEPGSGVAIRIRGTSSVRSNNNPLFVVDGVPLPSGDTSSEGTNIGVGSSAAKNPLSFLNPNDIESISILKDASATAIYGSRGANGVVIITTKSGRSGGREGIFEFSTEVSFSSPAEEYDLLNRNQFLNAVDAFGGIALDEGNDTNWQDLVTRNAVSYNSNLAYSRNYGSGNLRATFNYGNQDGIIEKSSQERITGRFNLNQRLFDDKLRLTLQSTLSRVNDEAPPLSGSAGSTGDVLGAAYSANPTWPADPDFNPGDRINPLNLLENWQSLTETDRFLINFSADYDLFEGLNAKVTFGYDLAESTREASLSANSFNVARGAGGNGRGALNDITNENRLFEVTLNYEKEFDNSRFEALAGYSYQDFNTRGKNVEGWGYGNTGLDQMANDLSSSVGTLESMITGSYQQYGYSFDVSGNDNGLFVNRLFPGVQTDFLGETSIPVRAVFADTFDNTDELQSFFTRLNYTIADKYLFTATLRADGSSRFGSDNQYGYFPSAAFAWKINEEDFSGDLFSTLKLRLSYGITGNQDGLGYGRFVRRERYSGSGVNDGGSINIPGISTVDFANPGLKWEETSQLTVGLDYGFFGDRLNGSIDFYRKETTDLLLNIEAAQPSPQPFFFENLDAVVLNQGIEFDINYGIIEREDLNWDAGFNIAYNKNEIQDFEGSIAAGTIRGAGLTNAFAQRLEEGQPLYSFYLREFTGFDENGNPVHEGGTDNQKFVGKSALPDITAGLSTSLVYKNWDASLYFNGQFGNYIYNNTANAYFTAGAIGSGNNVIQDVVSLAGVESRFAEASVSTRFLEKGDFIRLQTASIGYTVPLGENSFLKSLRFTVVGQNLFVITDYTGLDPEVSVIPGASDLLNGLPIAGIDYSSFPRPRTYSLGLNITF, from the coding sequence ATGAAACAAATTATCTTTAGGGGCTTTTTGTTTGCGTCTATCTTCCTTTTATATGGAATGGCGAATGCACAACAAACAGTCTCCGGAACGGTTATCGATGAATCTGGCCCGCTCCCCGGCGTGACAGTAGCAATTAAGGGGACTTCTACAGGAACTTCTACAGATTTTGATGGAAATTACACCTTAAACAATGTGCCAGATGATGCTACCCTTCTTTTCAGTTTTATAGGTTTTGTAACCCAGGAAGTAGCCGTTGATGGAAGAAGTACTATAGATATTAATTTAACAACTGATGCTTCAGAACTTGAAGAAGTAGTTCTTATTGGTTATGGTCAAACAACCATAAAAGATGCTACCGGTTCTGTTTCCTCGGTGACATCAGAAAATTTTAATAAAGGAGTAATATCATCTCCAGAACAGTTAATTCAAGGAAAAAGTGCCGGTGTTCAAATTTCACAAGGAAGCGGTGAACCAGGTTCTGGTGTGGCTATCAGAATTAGAGGAACCTCATCGGTGAGATCAAATAATAATCCCTTGTTTGTAGTAGATGGAGTGCCGTTACCATCTGGGGATACATCTTCTGAAGGAACCAATATTGGTGTAGGTTCTAGTGCTGCTAAAAACCCATTAAGCTTCCTTAATCCTAATGACATAGAAAGTATAAGCATACTTAAGGATGCTTCGGCTACTGCAATTTATGGTTCAAGAGGTGCTAATGGAGTAGTAATTATCACTACAAAAAGCGGTAGAAGTGGCGGTCGTGAAGGCATTTTTGAATTTTCAACTGAAGTTAGCTTTTCTTCACCTGCAGAAGAATATGATCTTTTAAACAGAAATCAATTTTTGAATGCTGTAGATGCCTTTGGTGGAATAGCTTTAGATGAAGGTAACGATACGAATTGGCAGGATCTGGTTACCAGAAATGCAGTATCCTATAATAGTAATTTAGCATATTCAAGAAACTATGGTTCAGGTAACTTGAGAGCCACATTTAATTATGGAAATCAGGATGGTATTATTGAGAAGTCTTCTCAGGAAAGGATTACCGGAAGATTTAACTTAAATCAGAGGCTTTTTGATGATAAGTTAAGATTAACACTTCAAAGTACCCTTTCTCGCGTTAATGATGAAGCGCCGCCATTAAGTGGAAGTGCAGGTTCAACAGGTGATGTTTTAGGTGCGGCTTATTCTGCAAATCCCACTTGGCCGGCAGATCCAGATTTCAATCCTGGAGATCGAATTAATCCGCTTAATTTATTGGAAAACTGGCAAAGTTTAACCGAAACCGATAGGTTTCTTATTAATTTCTCTGCAGATTATGACCTTTTTGAAGGTTTAAATGCTAAGGTGACATTTGGATATGATTTAGCTGAATCTACACGAGAAGCATCTTTATCTGCCAATTCATTTAACGTGGCACGGGGTGCAGGAGGTAATGGTAGAGGAGCCTTAAATGATATTACAAATGAAAATCGATTATTTGAAGTAACTCTGAATTATGAAAAAGAATTTGATAATTCAAGGTTCGAAGCACTTGCCGGATATTCGTATCAAGATTTTAATACTCGTGGCAAAAATGTGGAGGGCTGGGGATATGGCAATACCGGTTTAGATCAAATGGCAAATGATTTGTCGAGTTCCGTAGGAACATTGGAATCTATGATAACAGGTTCTTACCAACAATATGGTTATTCTTTTGATGTTTCTGGAAACGATAATGGTTTATTTGTGAATAGATTATTTCCAGGCGTTCAAACCGATTTTCTAGGGGAAACTAGCATCCCGGTTAGAGCAGTTTTCGCTGATACTTTTGATAATACAGATGAACTTCAATCATTCTTTACCAGATTGAATTATACAATTGCCGATAAATACCTTTTCACAGCTACGCTGAGAGCAGATGGTTCTTCTCGTTTTGGATCAGATAATCAATATGGTTACTTCCCTTCCGCAGCCTTTGCCTGGAAAATTAATGAAGAGGATTTTTCAGGAGATTTATTTTCCACTTTAAAGCTTAGATTGAGTTATGGGATAACAGGTAATCAGGATGGTTTGGGATACGGGAGATTTGTAAGAAGAGAACGCTATTCAGGATCAGGAGTTAATGATGGTGGTTCTATAAATATACCTGGTATTTCTACCGTTGACTTCGCTAATCCAGGCCTAAAATGGGAAGAAACTTCACAACTTACGGTTGGGTTAGATTATGGGTTCTTTGGTGATAGACTTAATGGTAGTATAGATTTCTACAGAAAGGAAACTACAGATCTTTTACTGAATATAGAAGCTGCACAGCCTTCTCCACAACCTTTCTTTTTCGAAAATTTAGATGCTGTGGTCCTAAATCAAGGAATTGAATTTGATATAAATTATGGGATTATTGAAAGAGAAGACCTCAATTGGGATGCCGGATTTAACATCGCTTATAACAAGAATGAAATTCAGGATTTTGAAGGAAGTATTGCAGCAGGAACAATTAGAGGAGCGGGTTTAACAAATGCTTTTGCACAAAGACTTGAAGAAGGCCAGCCTTTATATTCTTTTTATTTAAGAGAATTTACTGGATTCGATGAAAACGGTAACCCGGTACATGAAGGTGGAACAGACAATCAAAAATTTGTGGGTAAAAGTGCCTTACCAGATATTACTGCAGGTTTATCTACAAGTTTAGTATATAAAAACTGGGATGCATCACTCTATTTTAATGGTCAATTTGGAAACTACATTTACAATAATACCGCAAATGCATATTTCACTGCAGGCGCTATAGGTAGTGGAAATAATGTAATACAAGACGTAGTATCCCTAGCCGGAGTTGAAAGTAGATTTGCTGAGGCATCTGTATCTACAAGATTTTTAGAAAAAGGAGACTTTATTAGATTGCAAACAGCGTCTATAGGCTATACAGTGCCTCTTGGAGAAAATAGTTTCCTAAAATCTTTGAGATTTACGGTTGTTGGTCAAAATTTATTTGTGATTACAGATTATACTGGACTTGATCCTGAAGTAAGTGTTATTCCAGGAGCAAGTGATTTGTTAAACGGACTTCCAATTGCAGGTATAGATTATAGCTCTTTTCCGAGGCCCAGAACATACTCACTAGGATTAAATATAACTTTTTAA